DNA sequence from the Epinephelus fuscoguttatus linkage group LG2, E.fuscoguttatus.final_Chr_v1 genome:
CATATGATATTAAAATCGACATTCAGCCATGTCCCATGCATTTTTGTGCACATCTCACTCATCAGTACATTTCAATACATTATTTTCTCCAACTATACTTGCTGCATCCAAATGTGGGAGTAAATCACATGTGCAAGTTTAAACCAAGTTactgtggtgagaatcaagctAGTCAAGTCCCTGCCATAcgtcaagcaagtcacaagtcaagtcatatgaAATTCTGATTATCTAGTCAAATGTTAGCTTTCTAGATGACAGCTGACCAGCCAGTAAGCTAATAGTTTAGCTAAAATATACACTCACATATCTTTCTTTGTGGGATTTGTAGTGATGGATTAAGTTGGAAGTTGGGGTTGTCACTGATTTTtgagctgcagtacatactgcTGTCCTCTTCTTACCACCTACACTGACTACATAATCTTTGAATCCAAAGTGTATTATTTTTGGACTAGCCCTCTCCATGATAGCTAATTCATATGTTGCCCTCTGCTGGTCCACCATGTCCAAGTAGGTTGCCAGGTTTGCATGCATGGCACTAGAAATTATCCAGTCAtgtttcaaaaagaaaacataacttCTCATTATCTGGAGAAATGCAAGTGCATAGTAAAAAGTCGAGTCCTTTTGAGTTATCTGTATCAAGTCTAAGTCAAGTCATCAAGTCATGAATACCAATcaagtcaagtcgagtcttttatcttttttttttttaagtctctttATTGGGTTTTTGAGGACGGATAATGTGCATATTGTAAAAGCAGCAATCTAAATGCCACACAAAGGCAACATTAAGTAATGtcctatatatagatatatataaagaggaagaggaaaaacaaaaaaacacagtcttttaaaaaacacagtctTTTATCATTTTAAGTTAAGCAAGTCCCAAATCCTCAAATCTGCAACTAAGTCTGACTTGAGTCAAGTCATGGGACTCAAGTCCCCTGCCTCTGCTCACATCATAGAGTGGAGATTTATTTTTGGTTGTGATAGAGATTtgtagacacaaaatgacaagacAACATGTTCTCACAGGGTAATCTTGGATAAATAACCCACTAATGGCTCTTGTGCTTAAGGTTGCAGGACGCAGTGATGAATATCAGTTCCTTTCTATTCATTTAGGTACCTCTTTATGTACCCCCAAGTATGTGGCAGCTCGccacccagacacacacacacacacacacacacacacacacacaggatagATAGGAGAAGACCttcatttgcattttacatACTGCCCTATTTCTGCATATCCCCTATGTACCCTATGTTTGAAAAGATGACCACTTTATCTGTGGAGCATAATTCAAATAAAAGTGATGGTTTAATTTTGCGTTTCTGTAATTCTAACTTCATAAATGTGATACAGAGCGAGAACAGGGACCAGAGAACAGTATCACATATTCCTTCTACTCTAATAAAAGATGTGATTTCTCCTTCTGTGTACATTAAAAAGACCACACAgttacatgaaaacacacatgcGCCACACACATCAGGCACTCCTCCTTAGGGATGCACATGGTTTAATAGTTTTACTCTGCTTGACTGTGCGTGGAAAGGGGAGGTGGACTTTCTTGCCCAGACTTGAGTGTCCCTGGCAGCCCTTCCTCTCAGCTAAGGACAAATCCCGCATTCTTTGCAGGGACTGTAATACGATCCTTAGCAACAGATCAGCGCAGAGGTCCTGagtgttcaggatgtttttagCCTACTGTAGCTTAGTGCTGAACTGAATCTAAAGTGAAAAATAGGTCTTATAACAACTCAGTATCTGTCTCATTGTGGTAGGTGATGCATGCAGATACCTTGTGTAATATAGTTTAGAGAAATGTATCAAAGGGTCTTGGGCATGCAACACAACAATCAACACCTCCAAGCACCAGGAAGACACTCTGTGCCccagcagctgagcagctaagGCTTTGGGTGAGCCTGCAGTGCCTCTGCATGGCCATGTCTTCACATtacagctacaaaaaaaaaacaacagaaaggcACCACCAGCGTGAACATATTGGTGGTTGTCATGATGAAATCTCTGACGTTCCAGTTCCAGTTCCTGCTACACTTAATAAAGAGACTATAAATAAAGATGATAAACAAAAATAAGCACGGATAAAGGAAtgaattcatatttttttgtctttttatttaaacCAAACAGACGAATAAAAGTAGAAGAGACCTAGAAGAGTCCAGCAAAAAGTGAGGGCTCCTAAAGTGAATGTAACAGATTAACATTAGGATGCCCTTCATCTGTTTCTCGGCCCTAtaaatttgatttgttttcccATCTTGTCCCAACCTGTCTCCTTTTTTTGTAATAGGTAAACGATTTTGCATGAAAATGACAATGGTGAAAAaatctttgcttttttccccaaGGGATCAAAGGCTTTACATCTTACTGGTGATTTTGTATGAGTGTACCTTTGAACATCTTCCTCTAAGAAGAGCATGTTATTGactataaatataaaacactgaaGGCGCCTGTGGTGTGCTATttagaataaagaaaacaatcagAACAGAATTCACACAAGGAGGTACAAGTAAGGAGCTGTAACACATTTCTGCCCACAGCTTTAACAAAGAGACCACATTGTTGTCCATTCCTGAAGAAAAGCCCAATGAAAAGATTACCCATAATCCACTTATGTAAGCCTTCCTGGAATTTGTAGCTACACATTCAGCGGTACctttgctgtttcacaccaaCATCTACGCACATGCATGCCTGCAGTTACTTCGTGTGAAACAGGTATGTTACAGATCAGTCTTGAATGTTATTTAATATCACTGAATTTGCCTTTGTTAAGGGGAAACTGATGTAAAACTGACTTAATTTCAGTGTAAATTTTATGTCATTAAAACTGAGTTTTCTTTCCCTGAGCAATTAACAATGTTGTCTCATATTTTTCCTTACAGGTTAAAGATGACCCCTGGAGGAAATGCTGCTTTTCTTCGCTTATTATCTATCGTGTTGTTGTCGTGGAGAATCTGTCATGGAGGGAAGATTTTGATCGTTCCTTTGGAGGGAAGCCACTGGGTGAACATGGACATCATGATCAAAGCTCTCCACTCTCGAGGACACTCTGTCGATGTGGTACGGACCGATAAAAGCTGGTACATCAAGGATGACTCTCCGCactacaaaacaatcacaattCCTGTCACTGAAGCCTTCAATCATGACTTCATTAACCCaatcctgaaaaaaatcattgtcatagagagaggagagagctcAGTTTTGAGCTTTGCAAGTTTACAGGCTGAGATGTTTAGTGCCATGTTTAACATGCATAGAATAATGTGCAAAATGGCTGCTAACATGTTTGAAGATAAAGATTTAATGAATAGTTTAAAGGAGAGGAAGTATGACCTGGTCCTGACTGACCCAGCATGGGGTGCAGGTATAATGTTGGCTCATGCTCTTAAGCTGCCTCTGGTCTATAATGTGCGGTGGACAACTAGCGGAGAGGGACATATGGCCATTGCACCTTCTCCTTCATCTTATATCCCTGTGACCGGCTCAGGACTGTCAGACAAAATGACTTTCATACAAAGagtgaaaaatgtaattttctctGTCATATGGCGAGCTCAGGATGAATTTTTAATCCGCCCACAGTATCAAGCTGTGTGTGATCGGTTCTTTGGCCCAGAAGTCAGATATAGTGACTTATTACAGGGAGCAGACATTTGGCTGATGAGAGTGGACTTTGTGTTTGAGTTCCCTCGTCCCACCATGCCTAACGTCGTCTATATGGGAGGGTTCCAGTGTAAACCTGCAAAACCTCTTCCTGAACACCTGGAGGAGTTCATGCAGAGTTCTGGAGAGCATGGAGTCATCCTGATGTCTCTGGGGACTTTTGTGAGTGAACTTCCTGCTGACCTAACAGACTACATCGCTGCAGCTTTTGCTGAATTACCTCAGAAAGTCATCTGGAGACATAAAGGTGACAGGCCGGCCAGTGTGGGCAACAACACTTTAATAGTAGACTGGATGCCACAGAATGACCTTTTAGGACATCCCAAGATGAAACTCTTTGTGGCTCATGGAGGAACAAATGGCCTTCAAGAAGCTATTTATCACGGAGTCCCAGTTGTGGGTCTAcctgtgttttttgaccaatacGACAACCTGCTGCGTCTTCAAGAGAGAGGAGCTGCTAAGATTCTTACATTATCCATGGTGGACAAAGACAACAACTTTCTGAGGGTCATACAGGAAGTCCTGAATGAGCCCTCCTACACAGTGAACATGCAGAGACTCTCCAGTCTGCACAGAGATCAGCCAATAACACCACTGGAGAATGCCCTCTTCTGGATAGAGTTTGTCATgagacacaaaggagcagctcACCTGAGAACTGAGTCCTACAGAATGCCCTGGTACTCCTACCACTCTGTTGATGTGATTCTGTCTTTTGTGGCGATTACTTTTCTCCCACTTGTATTTTTCAGATTTGCATGTCTTGAGAAATgcttgaaaagaaaaataaaaaatgactaaaCTCAGTCCCACTCATTCTACAAAAATGTTATGTGAAATTATATTATATGGGATTTTTTATTAACtaaaaagaaatgcatataCATACGAGAAAAATACAACCACAAACCAGCTATCCCCGTGTCAACTGGCTAAAGTTCCCTTTGAGGTGAAGCAGGGAAATTATGGTGGGCTGTTGAGCTTTCCATGAAGAACAGGGATTTGTTCCTtcatttttcctttctttttcccATGCAGGATAAAGGTTCGCTAACAATCAGGTAACAGGCAGGCTTCATACCAGTGTGACACAATCCAGATTCAGGTTTACATCACAGCAAGCACTTAGAAATACTGAGAAGTTAACTGAGACCTTTGCCATCTGATAGGAcgtttgttttcagtgtttcactACACTCTAAAGAAACATTTGCCTTATATTTTCAAGCTGAATGGCAGCCAAAATATAGGATACTTTTTCTTTCAAAGGAAATGCTCTGATGTTGAAGGTAACCTCACATACTCAAGTCCTAACTCCATTCTTTCCATCAGCTCCCTCACTGTATTTCCCACAGATGGCCATTGGGGGGGGCGTggtcaaagggtacagatgaccccAGCCCAAGGCCAAGGGGGGAAAAGATCAGTGGTTGACCTTTAAATTTTGGACACAAATTACTTACTGACGATGCAAAGTGCGATCACAAGCTAAACATGTGAGGCGGACTGCAGCCTGATTAGCAAAGTCAGGGGGCCAAATAACCCTTGTCGAAGGAAGAAGGAACattgcccattttcaaaatggtgtattgacatatttctgcatactggggtccctAAACTGTCTTGGAATTACATAATGTGGGTATAACTGGAAAAGTGAGAGTTGACAGCCATATATTCCTCACActatttcagttctgcacacaaTTTGACCAATTTATGATTAAAATAGCCCTTGAGATTTAATTAATATGAAGGGAAAAATTGTTCACTCCTGATTTGATCTTATGATTTAATACCTTGCAGTAGTTTCCTCAAttagtttttaatttgattttctctaatCATTCACTGGAGGGCTTTTTCTTCTGCACAGGACAAATATGTGATTACCTCTGCTTTTCAAAGTAAGAAAACAAGGTCTTAACAACAAGAAGGCTACAAGctgatacaaaatacatgtggaaATATGATTAATTTGGCTATAATAGCAGGAAGAATGAAAATGTATAGGAAAATGTCCCCCCGCCCATATGTCCTAACAGCTGGTCTGCTCATTATGCAGCACAGCTTAAATACAAAGACAGGACCCAGAACTTCTCACAAGCAGCGAGCAGACCTATTCACATATTACACACCATCAACAGGTGACTGACAgctaattaaacaaacaaataatgcaAAACTACAGAAATGTCACAATATTGCAGATagcagcaaaaacacaacagcttcaGACAAACAGCATACAGCGCAATATATAACTTTAATGACATTAACATGTACACTGCAAGGAGTtaaatacagacagacagatcgatcgatagatagatagatagtgtATCTGACTCACATTTGTTGCTGAAGTCCTTTAACCCTTCTGTCATGGAGATGAAGTAGACACTGATGTCCAACTGCACTTGCTGCTTTGACAgcctttttatttgtttgtttgttgacatAGTCTGCTTCCTCTTTGAAAGTCatttcgtttgtttgtttgttgaccgtctttgtttcctctctctgtctctgctacatgtagctagcTTAGCATGTTTGCCGATGTCATTAGCAACACTGGAAAACTAGCTAACATTTCTACTATTTGGAAGCTAACTGCTGTTTCATTTAAAGTAACTTTAGTTGTTAactttctgctgtttgttttgtgacGAGCTTCACAATATAATGAACAGTTTCTTTACCTGCGACGTGTCCGTCAACAGTGTTGGAGTGTCTTTAAAGAGGGCGCCTTAAATTGTTTGACACTTCACTGTATTTTAATTAACAGATGCAACTTTCACCTGGCGTTGAGTTCAGACAGTGTGTAATATCCCGTTTGACCACTGACACGTGGGGGCGCTGTTTGACTCATTCATCATGAAAGATGGGGAAAGTATAAAAATACCATAAAAGAAAAGTATTAAATCAAAGACAGTTTTACATAGGCCTATTGTGGGACActacaatttaatttaactATATTTAAAATACTATCTTAACTCCTTAGGAATTCACAACTATTTCTGCACAATAGCTTAGTTGGTGATTTTCAGTTTCATCCAATCAGCCTGCAAAACATCTCAGATCAAGAAGGGCCTACATATCAAACTATGTATAAATGTAGCCTACACTCCTGACTGCATCCTCACTCATATTGTCAgcgaaaaagaagaaaaaatacaacTCCGTTTTCCCAAAATAAATATGTCTTTTTTCCTGTTCTATccaggttattattattatatcaagTTTTTACTGATGCTGCTAAATGAAAATTCATTGTGTGCATGGAAGCACATCATTCACATTTAcagtctttcttcttcttcatcatcatcatcttcttcttcttcttcttcttcttcttcttcttcttcaaagtTGTTCCTCTGCCATTTTAAGTGCTTTGCACTGTGTGGCAGCTATCACCATGAAGTGATGGCTTCAGTTTTTGGGTACCACTTCCTGATGAGTCAGCCTTTGGGActtgagggagggagggagagggactGAGGGtgggagaaagggagagggagggttggagggagggagaaagagggacTAGGGGTtgggaggaaaggagagggagggagcgtCTCTGTACGGGGAGGAGGAATAATCATCTCTGGTCTggctgcaggttgctggcagaggctgtaggtgtggaggtgtagcagcagctgtctgccagaatctgcaggtggaggtggcagATGCAGGTTGTTGGCAGAGGCTGGAGGTGGAGATTTGGCCACAGCTGTCTACCAGAACTTGCAGGTGGAGGCGGCAACTGCATGTTGCTGGCAGAAGCTGTAGGTGGAGGTGTGGCCACAGCTCTCTGCCAgaacctgcaggtggaggcaCTGGTGCAGGTTATTGGCAGAGGCAGTGGGTGGAGGTTGACAAAGATTTCTGATGGAATACAGTTCTTCAGCATTTGAGTTGGTGGAGCTGGTGGAAGGTTGTAGTTTCAGCATTTGTCTGTAGCTCTTTGCAGGTGGAGACTCGGGCAGCAGACAACGGCTGTAGTATAACAACAGTTTAAACCTGAGCGTGGCTGTGAGAGGCTGTAGGTGTAGGGTGAGCAGGACACTTTAGAGgcgagagctggaggtgtggccacagctgtctgcaagaatctgcaggtggaggcggcagctgcaggttgctggGAGAGGCTGTTGGGGGAGGTGTGACCACAGCTGTGtgccagaatctgcaggtgcTGGTGGAGCTGTTTCTATAACTGTCCATCAGAATTTGCAGGTGGAGCATGGGGGAGCAGATGGGAGGTAAAACCTGTTGGTAGAGGGTGGAGGCAGGAGACGGCTACAGCAGGCTGGAGGCAGAGGTTGtatctgcagcagagtgacagaggTGGAGAAAGATTTGCTCTGTTGCAGCACAAAGCTACAATACTTCACTTAAAACTATAATACTTAACTTAAAACTACAAAACTTAACCTTAAAACTACAAAAGTAAAACTTAACTTTAAACTAcaaaacttaacttaaactacAAACTATTTACATATTTGAGCTAACATGAGTAATATTCAGTGCTTGAATGCAGCAATGAATGACAGGAATTTCATGGCACAATTTTTGGCaaaaaattgtgtgtgtgtacagcttTTCTGTGCTAAAATATTACCTGGCATCACATTTTCTGTGGTAACctgaataaatattttcatttggGAATACTAACGAGGGTCTTAAATTGTTTATGCAGTGGCCTTCTTCAGGACAGGACACAAAAACATCTATTAAATGACCACAAATCATTAAGTTCACATATCCGCTGGGAATTATACTCTAAGTTCATGTACTTCAGAGTTGTACTCTTGGCTACACTTAAACTCTCAGTATAACTTTGTCTCCCAGCTGGAAGCTGGCTGATATACATTATTTAATGGGTCACATGAAAAGATTAAATGATTTTCATCAGTGAGGCGGCCATTTTGATTGTTTATGTgcagttttgttatttttcaaacCAACAGATGAAGTGATCTGGTACAGTCTTCCATACAAttcataaatattaatataatatacatTTTGATTTCCACGTCAATATATTTGTGTACCATGTGACACCTGGTGTTGGGGGGAGTGTATGAAAGCAGATGAGAGACAAAAAAGTCGgccaatttaattttaacagccATTGAATGTTCAGTATTTAAATGTAAACACCTCTGAATTCATAGCATTGAAATATTTGActttgaaaaccatgtatctgaATTTATTTGCTCTGAGTTCAACTTTTTAGGATTAAAAGGAGAAATTTCTTGATTTTCAATTTCAAAGGCtgaatttgaatatattttccACTTATGTCTCTTATTTGCGTCTATATGATGATCATGGCTAAGCCTGTTAATAATGTATTAGTGAACTTAAAGTCTCatagataaaacacacacacacacaaaaacaaaaacagtgtttttgaaatcttACAGTTTCCATTATGGAAGTCAGTTGAATGGCTTTCAGTGAGTCTCTGTGAGTCTTTAGTCCTTGTCAGGATGCAGCAAGTCCTCAGGAGAAGCCTTTAGTTTGAAGAAATCGTGGAGTGATAAACTTTTCTGGACTGCTctctgtgttgtctgtgttaAAATGATGATCTTGTGTATAAATGATGCACCTGGAGACAAACCATAGCAACCGTGGAATCcttcacctccattttgtgcatgtgtgttgtcACAGTCACAtctcccctctgtgtgtgtgtgtgtgtgtgtgtgcaatctTCTTCAATAAAATATCTTCACTTTGCTATCAATGTTACcattattgttaaaataaatataaataaacaatacaaaaaacCCCAGAGCTGTCGAATCAGTCACACATAAGAAAAGTCATCAAACTTTACAAACTCTGTAGAAACAGTTCCTCTACAGAAGAGCTATAGATTAGgcatttcacatttttgcgGGAGGCTCTGCAGAGGCTCGCACAACTGTACATAATTCCCTTTTGTCTTCACTTACAACTCActagaaatgtgttttaagataattagaaatgtattatttattttggaaGGTCATTGTGTGCTGTACAGCAATCATCagataaataaacagacagctctaatgttgcagtgtttttatatgcaaagactctgccctctgcctgtattattttattttatttccatgctgctgtgttcaggacatttctGGACATATAGCCCCCAGCCAATGAACAGGCTGCAGGTGAGGTCTGAACTTTATATAAATGCAGTGGCCAAACCGTGAGCAGCACATATCCAATACtctgagtgggcagaagttcactgcagagatcagccaaaacctgtttcccccgggaatatttttgcaagcgcaccattgctgtggcaccgcccagaacgactgtgattggttgaaagaaatacaagcagtcggagcgttttttttctccaatcttaaagtgagagtcggctcagccagacctttcttgtcttgagaaaggtctggtgagcgcgACTACATATCCAGTAACCTAACGTTACCCTTACATTGGAGGGGGGGTGGGGTACAaagggggtcaaaggtcaaagggtacagatgaccccAGCCCAAGGCAAGGGAGGGCCCATGAAAAGATTTACgtcggatttccactggatgcatgtCTGTTgtggaacggcagcgctggttatccgctgcgtgctccgccgtctgTCAATACcaaccggctgcgtttgctgtgcggagcggtgcagctccaccggaagacatctcagtgcactgccatgattaatatctcctcgtccatggtgttcacggggtgaaatgacatctgaaaacttctgacctgttgacttcaggcctgcctctgcccattatgtagttcttaaggtgtagtgcagggaaatatgatccgtcgtgaacactgtgtattttattttgaaaattaaccggatgttttattgtgtttctgtgcacgacttcctgctccgcacgatctgctccgtgctgaattgctgcgttgtgctctgGCGTCCAGCAAAAACAGAAGTCCTgcatatctgttgcggagggctgccgtgccggagcggagacccaaccaacacgcatctggtggaaataggctTTTAGGCCTACAGTTGGCCTTTAACTTGGATCCACTATAACAACTTACAGAGTAACTTAACTCATaatacaagaagaagaagaacaaacaaGAAGATGCTACAGTGAAGACACAGGTGTCATATTAAACTAGAGGACCTAAGGCATCccttggtaccaaccatgttaaGCTATCTTGTCGGAAAGGGGgccaaataatgctccaaagttacACTAAATTTTGTCGAAGGAGAAGGAATACTGCCCTTCTTCAAAAtggtgtttttaaatatttctgcatactggggtccctAAACTGTCTCCTCACActatttcagttctgcacacaaTTTGACCAATTTATGATTAAAATAGCCCTTAaaattgaatgaataaattaagaATAAAATTGTTCAAACTCTGATCTTATGACTTAATACCTTGCAGTAGTTTCctcagtcagtgtttgatttgattgttcTCCAATCTTTCACTggatggcattttttttttcagcacagaACATACATATGACTACTCTGCTTTTCAAAATCGTAATGGCTGGCATGAGAGCATGGTGAGTCATTGTTACAGTCACTGCTGCTGATATAGTGCCTTTCCTATCAGATAAGGTCACTGAACTCTTCAACTGAACTTACATGTGGGGACACTCAGTGGATGCAGGTACTTACTGCAGTATGTAGAGTGTATCCACAGTGCAGTGCCAGAGTGCAAGAGtgaaacattgaatttcccctcagggggattaataaagtaaataaacttaaacttcaACTTAAGGAAAATGAGTCACCTAACACACATAGGacttacacatttaaacagaaatGTTGTGGAACTAAAAATGTATTGGTATTAGTGCATATACAATGTTAACTATAGCTACAATAAGAAACCAAACCAGGACTATATTAAGCAATTACTTAACTATCATGTTGACATATAGATTTCAACTAGCCTATATACTACACCAACATAACAGtattatggcttttggtttcattgtgccaccccaagattgtCAGTGGACCCATCTGGCCACCACTATGAAAACATCACATCACACATGGCTAACTTTAGCATTAGGAAACATTGCAGGGTTTCAGCCACACATGTTTGAACCTCAGTCTgacccagactcagatgaggagtctgttgtgAACCAAAATAAGTGACTAGCAGATGCATCAGAACTATAAATGTGGCTAGCATCTTTTATCTGTTTATGTTGCTAGCTTGGCTGTGAAACATACAATTATATCTGCTACGATGTTAAATCGCGTTCACATTGGTCCGATCTAAAAACTGCACACTGTACCATGTTTTCTGTCATAACTTTAACATTGCAAAGGCAAACTCTTGCTGTCTGTACTGACAAGTCTGCCacgacaaactttgcacagatacaagtcaagTCAAATATGGTCAAGGTCATtcattttaggggacataaacataagcaaatcatatttttttgaGTGGAAGATGACTTTAATGTGATTCTATTAGCATACGCTTTACATGACTGGACAATGGAGACAACAAAATGTCTGATTAAATGTGACAAGAGGAAAGATTTGCTTTCTGcacagtttaaaacaaaaattaatcaATGCAATTTACAACACCTGCAGCGTTTATTATTGAAAACAGACCATAGGATATTTCATAAAGCACTGATTGTACAAACTGGCAGGAACACTAactctttaaaataaatcaaagggTAATCTAAGCCTTACTGCAACAAAAATGGATCCATGTAAGAATTTAATGCAGAAAATTCCTATGGAGGTTGTCTTAACTGATAATTCTCTTGAAACTAGAAAAGAGGTTGTACTCAAAAAATGGGAGCAAGattttgctgatttattttcaggaaatcatattcctgctgattTTGATGATAACTTTTTTAGACAAGCATGTGAGTTAAAAGATGATCTGGAGAGACATATGAATCAATATGGGCATTCATCAAATATATTTCTGAATTCGGATATTACTCTGGAGGAAGTGAGAACTGCTATAGACCAGGCAAAGTTAAAGAAAGCCGTTGGCGTGGAGGAAATTCCGAATGAAGTATTAAAGTCACCATCACTCCTAAACGtgcttttttgtttatttaaattttgttttaaacataGTATTGTTCCCTCTAGTTGGTATAAGTCTATTATTAAGCCCATTCCGAAATCAGCTAAAAATGATCCAAGAATACCCCTAAATTACAGGGGAATTAGCCTTCTCAGTACAGTGTATAAATTATATTCTAACATTTTGAATGTTAGGCTAACAAAGTATTTGGAATCTATTGAGTATTTAGTTGATGAGCAGAATGGTTTTAGGAAAAAACGAGCCTGCATTGATCATATTCACTCACTTTCAACTATTGTCAGAACAAGGCTTGCggaaaataaatgtacttttgtttgttttgttgattttcAAAAGGCTTTTGATTGGGTTCAGAGAGATTTACTTCATTTAAAACTTCTAAACGCAGGGGTGGATGGCAGATTTTATAAAGCATTACAATCATTGTATAGTTGTCCAGTTGCTTGTATAGAAGTAAATAATATACAAACAGATTGGTTTAGTACTCCTTTTGGTGTTAAACAAGGTGATATTCTTTCCCCTACTTTGTTTACCATATATGTTAATGATTTGGCTCTTGAAATCAAAGACTCTAATTTGGGTTTACATCTGGACAATTTAACTGTGGGTATTCTATTGTACGCGGACGATATTGCTCTCCTGGCTGAATCTGAGGATGATTTACAGAAGATGTTACATTTG
Encoded proteins:
- the LOC125878678 gene encoding UDP-glucuronosyltransferase 2C1-like; this encodes MTPGGNAAFLRLLSIVLLSWRICHGGKILIVPLEGSHWVNMDIMIKALHSRGHSVDVVRTDKSWYIKDDSPHYKTITIPVTEAFNHDFINPILKKIIVIERGESSVLSFASLQAEMFSAMFNMHRIMCKMAANMFEDKDLMNSLKERKYDLVLTDPAWGAGIMLAHALKLPLVYNVRWTTSGEGHMAIAPSPSSYIPVTGSGLSDKMTFIQRVKNVIFSVIWRAQDEFLIRPQYQAVCDRFFGPEVRYSDLLQGADIWLMRVDFVFEFPRPTMPNVVYMGGFQCKPAKPLPEHLEEFMQSSGEHGVILMSLGTFVSELPADLTDYIAAAFAELPQKVIWRHKGDRPASVGNNTLIVDWMPQNDLLGHPKMKLFVAHGGTNGLQEAIYHGVPVVGLPVFFDQYDNLLRLQERGAAKILTLSMVDKDNNFLRVIQEVLNEPSYTVNMQRLSSLHRDQPITPLENALFWIEFVMRHKGAAHLRTESYRMPWYSYHSVDVILSFVAITFLPLVFFRFACLEKCLKRKIKND